In Kitasatospora gansuensis, a genomic segment contains:
- a CDS encoding MFS transporter: MAIESGELAPPVQGTANEPYPEPVHAAEDAPERSRRVRWGYAAGSLVTGTFNTLPGLLLLPYLTDTLGVGAALAGLIVLLPKVWSAVLNPLAGRLTDRTTGRWGARRPYVLFGGLAVALFLASTFAGVADGTAGVWLTAAGFLLTATAFGFFQVPYAAIPADITHRTEDRIRLVGGRVAVIGLAALVAGAVGPAVVEAAGGGLAGHRWAGLFGAGVVVVGALAAFLGTARARSHQVLSSEPSLRRQLAVARANGPFRVLFACAVVQTLATGCFLAGAPYFARHVIGDPTATGVAVAAYVAPNLLAVGLWSKLAARLGNRAGYTIANLLFLAGCLTLLAAPALPVALALLLWGVAGAGHAGQLLCAYAMLPEYIARDTARTGRQQAGVFSGVFATGEVLGLALGSFAYGLVLQLFGYVSSDTGHAAAQSAGAELGVLLGVTVLPALATVGLLALHLRRRTDPVATPGAPRRSR, translated from the coding sequence ATGGCCATCGAATCCGGGGAGCTCGCACCTCCCGTCCAGGGCACGGCCAACGAGCCGTACCCAGAACCCGTCCATGCTGCCGAAGACGCCCCCGAGCGCTCCCGCCGGGTGCGCTGGGGCTACGCCGCCGGCTCCCTGGTGACCGGCACCTTCAACACCCTGCCCGGACTGCTTCTGCTGCCCTACCTGACCGACACCCTCGGGGTCGGCGCGGCGCTGGCCGGTCTGATCGTGCTGCTCCCCAAGGTGTGGAGCGCCGTGCTCAACCCGCTGGCCGGACGGCTCACCGACCGCACCACCGGACGCTGGGGTGCCCGCCGCCCGTACGTGCTGTTCGGCGGTCTCGCGGTGGCGCTCTTCCTGGCCTCGACCTTCGCCGGGGTGGCCGACGGCACGGCGGGGGTCTGGCTGACGGCGGCCGGATTCCTGCTCACCGCAACCGCGTTCGGCTTCTTCCAGGTCCCGTACGCGGCCATCCCGGCCGACATCACCCACCGCACCGAGGACCGGATCCGGCTGGTCGGCGGCCGGGTGGCGGTGATCGGCCTGGCCGCGCTGGTGGCCGGTGCGGTCGGTCCGGCCGTGGTGGAGGCGGCGGGCGGCGGTCTCGCCGGGCACCGCTGGGCCGGTCTGTTCGGGGCGGGGGTGGTGGTGGTCGGCGCCCTCGCGGCCTTCCTGGGCACGGCCAGGGCCCGGAGCCACCAGGTGCTGTCCAGCGAGCCCAGCCTGCGCCGCCAGCTCGCGGTCGCCCGCGCCAACGGCCCGTTCCGGGTGCTGTTCGCCTGCGCGGTGGTGCAGACCCTGGCGACCGGCTGCTTCCTGGCCGGCGCCCCGTACTTCGCCCGGCACGTGATCGGCGACCCGACCGCCACGGGTGTCGCGGTGGCGGCGTACGTGGCCCCCAACCTGCTCGCGGTCGGGCTCTGGTCCAAGCTGGCCGCCCGGCTCGGCAACCGGGCCGGCTACACCATCGCCAACCTGCTGTTCCTGGCCGGCTGCCTGACCCTGCTGGCCGCACCGGCCCTGCCGGTCGCGCTCGCGCTGCTGCTCTGGGGAGTGGCGGGCGCCGGCCACGCCGGGCAGCTGCTCTGCGCGTACGCGATGCTCCCCGAGTACATCGCCCGGGACACCGCCCGCACCGGCCGCCAACAGGCGGGCGTGTTCTCGGGGGTGTTCGCCACCGGGGAGGTGCTCGGCCTCGCGCTGGGCTCGTTCGCCTACGGCCTGGTGCTCCAGCTGTTCGGCTACGTCTCCTCGGACACCGGCCACGCCGCCGCCCAGTCCGCCGGTGCCGAGCTGGGCGTGCTGCTCGGCGTCACCGTGCTCCCGGCGCTGGCCACCGTGGGGCTGCTGGCCCTGCACCT
- a CDS encoding helix-turn-helix transcriptional regulator, which produces MTTEPDRDALVGRRGELQLLEQALRLTRSTGADGHARIVSVGGEPWIGKTRLLAELAALAGTEGWRVAVGRAGRTGTATPFELVVDALDDQLALSGLELPDRLAGRLSRVFPALGGAGAEVSGGDEYWLIRAVRSVLELLADGPGLLLVLDDAHRADPLTLDLLDHLARHPPRGRLLTVLAHRDSPAANRLATLRGTGGGQPWHHLELGPLAAHEAAALLGPGLDPVDRQVLLRDAAGVPGLLRACARPDPEPVGTFELATAQPTPGGGPVALDFGPLSGAAWRTAWAAATLGGAVTPQPVAEVAGLPLAQVLLAIDELQAEALLRPEPDGPGFRFRHPAVRALLLRGGRAGWQYGAAGRAVSALRRTGAPAGLPAAHLERAPSLGPTERQLLLAGATADLYRAPAAAVRRLRRWAAETGEPAAIAAQLGQALTLAGRGEEALAAYAGARTAEDRQLTAEAESSALRGLGRWAAARELLASAEGVELAWAALALEVGDPVGGRTAAQWAEHGYLRAGRLGDAAAQAHALALLAAAHAADERFAEAAEVAGAAAERLAGRELPLHRLESVRWLTEAELYLGRRHRAEALLGRAFEAVLDSGQWQLLGRTALGLSRARWEAGDLAGAADRAVLAVAAGRRFPSPPLAVDALLWHSRIRLAGRDVPGAHRAAAAAGREAAGLGRLWQRRVEETLRILGTVPATAEAVPVRRPPGAGLTALTDAQLLDAGLADVGLADAGPDRTEPPGLAGLSRREVQVALLVSEGCTNQQIAGRMGVSAKTVETYLSRIFRKLGIVSRAQVAHLVGLDGRLRRPSGPGGPAPRIGGNPWSGPGAV; this is translated from the coding sequence ATGACAACCGAGCCGGACCGCGACGCCCTGGTGGGGCGACGGGGGGAACTGCAGCTGCTGGAACAGGCCCTGCGCCTCACCCGCTCCACGGGTGCGGACGGTCACGCGCGGATCGTCTCGGTCGGCGGGGAACCCTGGATCGGCAAGACCCGACTGCTGGCCGAACTGGCCGCGCTGGCCGGTACGGAGGGCTGGCGGGTGGCCGTCGGCCGGGCCGGGCGGACCGGGACCGCCACCCCGTTCGAGCTGGTGGTGGACGCGCTGGACGATCAACTGGCGCTGTCCGGGCTGGAGTTGCCGGACCGGCTGGCGGGCCGGCTGAGCCGGGTGTTCCCCGCGCTGGGCGGCGCCGGAGCCGAGGTCAGCGGAGGGGACGAGTACTGGTTGATCCGGGCGGTGCGCAGCGTACTGGAACTGCTGGCGGACGGGCCAGGGCTGCTGCTGGTGCTGGACGACGCCCACCGGGCCGACCCGCTGACGCTGGATCTGCTCGACCACCTGGCGCGGCACCCGCCCAGGGGCCGGCTGCTGACCGTACTGGCGCACCGGGACTCCCCCGCCGCGAACCGGCTCGCCACGCTGCGCGGCACCGGCGGCGGACAGCCTTGGCACCACCTGGAGTTGGGGCCGCTGGCGGCGCACGAGGCGGCCGCGCTGCTCGGGCCCGGGCTCGATCCGGTGGACCGTCAGGTGCTGCTGCGGGACGCGGCCGGGGTGCCCGGGCTGCTCCGGGCCTGCGCGAGGCCCGACCCCGAGCCGGTCGGCACGTTCGAGCTGGCGACCGCGCAGCCGACGCCGGGCGGCGGTCCGGTGGCGCTGGACTTCGGCCCGCTCTCCGGCGCCGCATGGCGCACCGCCTGGGCGGCGGCCACCCTCGGGGGCGCGGTCACCCCGCAGCCGGTGGCCGAGGTGGCCGGGCTGCCGCTGGCCCAAGTACTGCTCGCGATCGACGAGTTGCAGGCCGAGGCACTGCTCCGGCCGGAGCCGGACGGGCCCGGCTTCCGGTTCCGGCACCCGGCGGTGCGGGCGCTGCTGCTGCGCGGCGGCCGGGCCGGCTGGCAGTACGGGGCGGCGGGGCGGGCGGTCTCCGCACTACGCCGCACCGGCGCCCCCGCCGGGCTGCCGGCGGCCCACCTGGAGCGGGCGCCCTCGCTCGGGCCGACGGAGCGTCAGCTGCTGCTGGCCGGAGCGACCGCCGACCTGTACCGGGCCCCGGCGGCGGCGGTCCGACGGCTGCGCCGCTGGGCTGCCGAGACCGGCGAACCGGCGGCGATCGCAGCTCAGTTGGGCCAGGCGCTGACGCTGGCCGGGCGGGGCGAGGAGGCGCTGGCGGCGTACGCCGGGGCCAGGACGGCCGAGGACCGGCAGCTGACGGCCGAGGCGGAGTCCTCGGCGCTGCGCGGGCTGGGCCGCTGGGCGGCCGCCCGGGAGCTGCTGGCGAGCGCCGAGGGCGTCGAACTCGCCTGGGCCGCCCTGGCGTTGGAGGTCGGCGACCCGGTCGGCGGACGGACCGCCGCGCAGTGGGCCGAGCACGGGTACCTCCGGGCCGGCCGGCTGGGCGACGCCGCCGCGCAGGCCCACGCGCTGGCGCTGCTGGCCGCCGCGCACGCCGCCGACGAGCGGTTCGCCGAGGCGGCGGAGGTGGCGGGGGCGGCGGCCGAACGGCTGGCGGGGCGGGAACTCCCACTGCACCGGCTGGAGTCGGTGCGCTGGCTGACCGAGGCCGAGCTCTACCTCGGACGTCGGCACCGGGCCGAGGCGCTGCTCGGCCGGGCCTTCGAGGCGGTGCTCGACTCCGGCCAGTGGCAGCTGCTCGGCCGCACCGCGCTCGGGCTGTCCCGGGCCAGATGGGAGGCCGGGGACCTGGCCGGAGCGGCCGACCGGGCGGTACTGGCGGTGGCGGCCGGACGGCGGTTCCCCAGCCCGCCGCTGGCGGTGGACGCCCTGCTCTGGCACAGCCGGATCAGGCTCGCCGGGCGGGACGTCCCGGGCGCCCACCGGGCGGCGGCCGCCGCCGGGCGGGAGGCGGCTGGCCTGGGCCGGCTGTGGCAGCGCCGGGTCGAGGAGACGCTGCGCATCCTCGGCACCGTACCGGCCACGGCCGAGGCCGTCCCGGTCCGACGGCCGCCAGGGGCCGGGCTCACCGCGCTCACGGACGCGCAACTCCTGGACGCCGGGCTCGCGGACGTCGGGCTCGCGGACGCCGGTCCCGACCGGACGGAGCCGCCGGGGCTGGCCGGGCTCAGCAGACGTGAGGTGCAGGTCGCGCTGCTGGTCAGCGAGGGGTGCACCAACCAGCAGATCGCCGGCCGGATGGGCGTGAGCGCGAAGACCGTGGAGACGTACCTGAGCCGGATCTTCCGCAAGCTCGGCATCGTCTCCCGGGCGCAGGTCGCCCACCTGGTCGGCCTGGACGGACGGCTGCGCCGCCCTTCGGGACCGGGTGGCCCTGCTCCACGGATCGGGGGCAACCCGTGGAGCGGGCCAGGGGCCGTCTGA
- a CDS encoding AfsA-related hotdog domain-containing protein: MRGESAATAELGTGHDIRHLIHCPPSWDHYLLDAPSNGEERFVLAGEIPLRHPLFNDGSGHFHDHQLTTEAIREIGEFVGHQYFGVPAQRRGLFYRFSLELTDLAAWRAESRPARMTTDIRATPAHSVHGVPRGLDFHLSVQIDDVPCGTGSAGLVFVPPVLHRTHQEHSSWAVRATPELADEPDGPTWPVPPTSVGRAAPQNVVISEPTESTRGQLSTWVLPRADHPVLGGGGPHVSGTLLLESLRQASLLAASRAFGLAPGRSTLVATDIHVSGYAETDLPLRCAVVPGQLGRDAAGRPAVPVTLTLTQHRRAVAEARTTVVQDF, encoded by the coding sequence ATGAGAGGCGAGAGTGCCGCCACCGCGGAGTTGGGCACGGGCCACGACATCCGGCACCTGATCCACTGCCCGCCGTCCTGGGACCACTACCTGCTCGACGCGCCGAGCAACGGCGAGGAACGCTTCGTGCTGGCCGGGGAGATCCCGCTCCGGCACCCGCTGTTCAACGACGGTTCCGGACACTTCCACGACCACCAGCTGACCACCGAGGCGATCCGGGAGATCGGCGAGTTCGTCGGGCACCAGTACTTCGGGGTGCCCGCGCAACGGCGCGGCCTGTTCTACCGGTTCAGCCTGGAGCTGACCGATCTCGCGGCCTGGCGGGCGGAGTCCCGGCCGGCCCGGATGACCACCGACATCCGGGCCACCCCCGCCCACTCGGTGCACGGTGTGCCGCGCGGGCTCGACTTCCACCTGTCCGTCCAGATCGACGACGTGCCGTGCGGGACGGGCAGCGCGGGCCTGGTGTTCGTCCCGCCGGTGCTGCACCGCACCCATCAGGAGCACAGCAGTTGGGCGGTCCGCGCCACGCCCGAGCTGGCGGACGAGCCGGACGGCCCGACCTGGCCGGTGCCACCCACCTCGGTCGGCCGGGCGGCGCCGCAGAACGTGGTGATCAGCGAGCCGACCGAGAGCACCCGGGGGCAGCTCAGCACCTGGGTGCTGCCCCGCGCCGACCACCCGGTGCTGGGCGGCGGCGGACCGCACGTCTCCGGCACGCTGCTGCTCGAATCGCTGCGCCAGGCCTCGCTGTTGGCGGCGTCCCGGGCCTTCGGACTGGCGCCGGGACGGTCCACCCTGGTGGCCACCGACATCCACGTCAGCGGCTACGCCGAGACCGACCTGCCGTTGCGCTGCGCGGTGGTCCCCGGTCAGCTCGGCCGGGACGCGGCCGGACGGCCCGCCGTCCCGGTCACCCTGACCCTGACCCAGCACCGGCGGGCCGTGGCCGAGGCCAGGACCACCGTCGTCCAGGACTTCTGA
- a CDS encoding AfsR/SARP family transcriptional regulator — MSGLRFRILGPLEIEGAAGPGVSYTPGAAKVRGVLGALLVNANGTVSVDSLIDELWQDDPPRTATTTLQVYVSQLRKIFRRAAPENGAPVLLTQPRGYRIRIDADQLDLTTFEGLYQRGREALEAGDHAAAAELQGRALALWRGPLLGDTPHGPLLDAASVRLLEARTAALEQRILADLQLGRHRDLIPELRSLVEEFPLREELHGQLMLALYRAGRQAEALRAYGALRRTLVNELAIEPGAPVQLLHQRILAGDRQLATPEPIGSPALALGSAAEPPVVHGLPPADPAFTGREDELAEIDRLLRAAPPGAFVALAGQPGVGKTALAVAAAHHSADAFPHGQLFLDLRPEPGRRLEPAAAISALLRRAGAPVPAGGDPADLHEALQQLLAGRRLLLVLDNVSSEAQLRPLLPTSAGSSAIVTGRRLPAGLDGVRPLVLDVLGPRAALAVFEAAAGPARAAEHPAAVAELLELCGGLPLAIRVGTAQLNARPHWSAESLAGRLRDRRSRLSELRIGGLDVRERLLSAYQDAGRTEQRTFRLLALLPDHFEPWAVSAVLGLDPHDRRTPVGTARLLDALADDHLLTADHDGPQPGRYRLPELLRLLAAERLAEEEGEDTVRAATRRLCDAYVRVAEEADAVLNPRQAGVRMARDNGGDAPSEWFARELGPLTQVVRQAYLAGLWEQTVRLTTALTGHLESHARWRAWEQTHTLALDAARQLGDRSGEARLLGSLGDLAWQHRRTAEARDRYEAARRVAEDCGDQVARSRALVGLADLWLDGGEVPEAAALLTAALAALPPGRPRERYHVLRAMALTALLAEGPTAARSRFTECLEIAQTLRDRRLEAHARRALRRLHDPDDDPAGCLEIRPGVWRLRSPAPLTPALV, encoded by the coding sequence ATGAGCGGGTTGAGGTTCAGGATCCTGGGACCGCTGGAGATCGAGGGGGCGGCCGGGCCAGGTGTCTCGTACACCCCGGGCGCGGCGAAGGTCCGAGGGGTGCTCGGCGCGCTGCTGGTCAACGCGAACGGGACGGTCTCGGTCGACAGTCTGATCGACGAGCTCTGGCAGGACGACCCGCCGCGCACCGCGACCACCACGCTCCAGGTCTACGTCTCCCAGCTGCGCAAGATCTTCCGGCGGGCCGCTCCCGAGAACGGCGCCCCGGTGCTGCTCACCCAGCCCCGCGGCTACCGGATCCGGATCGACGCCGACCAGCTCGACCTGACCACCTTCGAGGGCCTCTACCAGCGCGGGCGGGAGGCACTGGAGGCGGGCGACCACGCCGCCGCCGCCGAGCTGCAGGGCCGGGCGCTCGCCCTCTGGCGCGGGCCGCTGCTCGGCGACACCCCGCACGGTCCGCTGCTGGACGCCGCGTCGGTCCGGCTGCTGGAGGCCAGGACGGCCGCGCTGGAGCAGCGCATCCTGGCCGACCTCCAGCTCGGCCGGCACCGCGACCTGATCCCCGAACTCCGCTCACTGGTCGAGGAGTTCCCGCTCCGGGAGGAGCTGCACGGCCAGCTGATGCTGGCCCTGTACCGGGCCGGCCGGCAGGCCGAGGCGCTCCGGGCGTACGGTGCGCTGCGCCGCACCCTGGTGAACGAGCTGGCGATCGAGCCGGGCGCACCCGTGCAGCTGCTGCACCAGCGCATCCTGGCCGGCGACCGGCAGCTCGCCACTCCCGAACCGATCGGCTCACCGGCGCTGGCCCTCGGCTCGGCCGCCGAGCCGCCGGTGGTGCACGGACTCCCGCCCGCCGACCCGGCGTTCACCGGCCGGGAGGACGAACTGGCCGAGATCGACCGGCTGTTGCGCGCCGCCCCGCCCGGGGCGTTCGTGGCGCTGGCCGGGCAGCCCGGCGTCGGCAAGACGGCGCTCGCGGTGGCCGCCGCCCACCACAGCGCCGACGCCTTCCCGCACGGTCAGCTCTTCCTCGACCTCCGGCCCGAGCCCGGTCGCCGGCTCGAACCGGCCGCCGCCATCTCGGCCCTGCTGCGCCGTGCGGGCGCCCCGGTTCCGGCCGGCGGCGACCCGGCCGATCTGCACGAGGCCCTACAGCAACTGCTGGCCGGGCGACGCCTGTTGCTGGTCCTGGACAACGTCAGCTCGGAGGCCCAGCTGCGCCCGCTGCTGCCCACCTCGGCGGGCAGCAGCGCGATCGTCACCGGCCGCCGGCTGCCGGCCGGTCTGGACGGGGTGCGGCCGCTGGTGCTGGACGTGCTCGGCCCGCGCGCGGCGCTGGCCGTGTTCGAGGCGGCCGCCGGACCGGCCAGGGCGGCCGAGCACCCGGCGGCGGTGGCCGAACTGCTGGAACTCTGCGGCGGGTTGCCACTGGCCATCCGGGTCGGCACGGCGCAGCTGAACGCCCGGCCGCACTGGTCCGCCGAGTCGCTGGCCGGCCGGCTGCGCGACCGGCGTTCCCGGCTGTCCGAGCTCCGGATCGGCGGACTGGACGTCCGGGAGCGACTGCTGTCCGCCTACCAGGACGCCGGCCGGACCGAGCAACGCACCTTCCGGCTGCTGGCCCTGCTGCCCGACCACTTCGAACCGTGGGCGGTCAGCGCGGTGCTCGGCCTCGACCCGCACGACCGGCGCACCCCGGTCGGCACCGCCCGACTGCTGGACGCGCTGGCCGACGACCACCTGCTGACCGCCGACCACGACGGCCCGCAACCCGGCCGCTACCGGCTGCCCGAGCTGCTCCGGCTGCTGGCCGCCGAGCGGCTGGCCGAGGAGGAGGGCGAGGACACCGTCCGGGCGGCCACCAGGCGGCTGTGCGACGCGTACGTCCGGGTCGCCGAGGAGGCGGACGCCGTCCTGAATCCGCGTCAGGCGGGCGTCCGGATGGCCCGGGACAACGGTGGTGACGCACCGTCCGAGTGGTTCGCCCGCGAGCTCGGGCCGCTCACCCAGGTGGTCCGACAGGCCTATCTGGCCGGGCTCTGGGAGCAGACCGTACGGCTGACCACCGCGCTGACCGGCCATCTGGAGTCGCACGCGCGGTGGCGGGCCTGGGAGCAGACCCACACCCTCGCGCTGGACGCCGCCCGGCAGCTCGGGGACCGCTCCGGCGAGGCGCGGCTGCTCGGCTCGCTGGGTGACCTGGCCTGGCAGCACCGGCGGACGGCCGAGGCGCGGGACCGCTACGAGGCGGCCCGGCGGGTGGCGGAGGACTGCGGCGACCAGGTCGCCCGGAGCCGGGCACTGGTCGGCCTGGCCGACCTCTGGCTGGACGGCGGCGAGGTCCCGGAGGCCGCCGCCCTGCTGACGGCCGCCCTCGCCGCACTGCCGCCCGGCCGGCCACGCGAGCGCTACCACGTGCTGCGGGCCATGGCGTTGACCGCCCTGCTGGCGGAGGGTCCGACGGCGGCGCGGTCCAGGTTCACCGAGTGCCTGGAGATCGCCCAGACCCTGCGGGACCGCCGTCTTGAGGCCCACGCCAGGCGCGCGCTGCGCCGCCTGCACGACCCGGACGACGACCCGGCCGGCTGCCTGGAGATCCGCCCCGGCGTCTGGCGCCTGCGCAGCCCGGCCCCGCTGACGCCGGCGCTGGTCTGA
- a CDS encoding ATP-binding protein, with translation MAVSQMAVGTWQAVELVGREWERLALVGRLRDPSVRLLTLTGPGGVGKSGLVRAVRPELAELFGEPGYADLSEGGRPVDGVVGPQGPDGRRLLVLDGCDHHGAPLGTAVAELLRRDDRLVVLATGQQPLRVYGERLFPVAPLPVPPPGDDPEELREVASVELFVRRAREADPAFALTAGNGRAVAELCGLLEGLPLALELAARQLRLHTPHDLLDRLRRRGVVLGGGPFDAPERHRSLTALAAWSCRGLPPESAALLEQLACFPGGFTTATAERLGPADGVLDVLLDRGLVVRQPTLPGHPRLAVPEPVRSYARTALAASAEGSREQAALDRRTAECRRLLAAAEPRLSGTEQSRWLDAVQAEHANVLATLDRLRERGEPEATAAILLACRLPWLTRGHLREGLARADRAAGEAVPEPVRARLLDLAGAFAAALGDPAGAVGRQRAALALARPLGDRRLNALLAARLGGALRRLDDPAGAEQALGPALETLESLGAAGAAVEAGTELARVLLDRGDRGDRLRAAELLDRVVAAARRIGDGRALAGALGVLACTAEDPATAGQALREGLRLYGTVGERTELPAALEDFALHLLRAAPVQQPRAAALLAAAEALRGELGTEPDGRRRAALADALDGLRDRLRPHGFAVAWAEGRRLSPAAAVAEALAAPDLSRRAAAPGPAGGQSLTARQLQVAMLVAEGLTNRQIAARMALSEWTVVNHVRQVMRRLGCASRVQVAWSIGRWS, from the coding sequence ATGGCGGTCTCGCAGATGGCGGTCGGGACGTGGCAGGCCGTCGAGCTGGTCGGCCGTGAGTGGGAACGGCTCGCGCTGGTGGGGCGGTTGCGCGATCCCTCGGTCCGGCTGCTGACCCTCACCGGCCCCGGCGGGGTCGGCAAGAGCGGGCTGGTACGGGCCGTCCGGCCCGAGCTGGCCGAGCTGTTCGGCGAGCCGGGGTACGCGGACCTGAGCGAGGGCGGCCGGCCGGTGGACGGGGTGGTGGGACCCCAAGGCCCGGACGGCCGAAGGTTGCTGGTGCTGGACGGCTGTGATCACCACGGTGCCCCGCTCGGCACCGCCGTCGCCGAACTGCTGCGCCGGGACGACCGGTTGGTGGTGCTGGCGACCGGTCAGCAGCCGCTCCGGGTCTACGGCGAGCGGCTGTTCCCGGTGGCACCGCTGCCGGTACCGCCGCCGGGCGACGATCCCGAGGAGCTGCGGGAGGTGGCCTCGGTCGAGCTGTTCGTCCGCCGGGCCCGCGAGGCGGACCCGGCGTTCGCCCTCACTGCCGGGAACGGCCGGGCGGTCGCCGAACTCTGCGGATTGCTCGAAGGACTGCCGCTGGCCCTGGAACTGGCCGCCCGGCAGCTCCGGCTGCACACCCCGCACGACCTGCTGGACCGGCTGCGCCGCCGGGGCGTCGTCCTTGGCGGCGGCCCGTTCGACGCGCCCGAACGGCACCGCTCGCTGACCGCGCTGGCCGCCTGGAGCTGCCGCGGCCTGCCCCCGGAGTCGGCCGCGCTGCTCGAACAACTCGCCTGCTTTCCGGGCGGGTTCACCACCGCCACGGCCGAACGGCTCGGACCCGCCGACGGCGTCCTGGACGTGCTGCTTGACCGCGGCCTGGTGGTCCGGCAGCCGACCCTGCCCGGACACCCCAGGCTCGCCGTGCCGGAGCCGGTCCGCTCGTACGCCAGGACCGCGCTCGCCGCCTCCGCCGAGGGCAGCCGGGAGCAGGCCGCGCTGGACCGGCGGACGGCGGAGTGCCGGCGCCTGCTGGCCGCCGCCGAACCCCGGCTGTCCGGCACCGAGCAGAGCCGCTGGCTGGACGCCGTCCAAGCCGAACACGCCAATGTGCTGGCCACGTTGGACCGGCTGCGGGAGCGGGGCGAGCCCGAGGCCACCGCCGCCATCCTGCTCGCCTGCCGGCTGCCCTGGCTGACCCGGGGTCACCTGCGCGAGGGGCTGGCCAGGGCCGACCGGGCGGCCGGGGAGGCGGTGCCGGAGCCGGTCCGGGCTCGACTCCTTGACCTGGCCGGCGCGTTCGCTGCGGCGCTCGGCGACCCGGCCGGGGCGGTCGGTCGGCAGCGGGCCGCGCTGGCGCTGGCCCGGCCGCTGGGCGACCGCAGGCTGAACGCCCTGCTGGCGGCCCGGCTCGGCGGCGCGCTGCGCCGGCTGGACGACCCGGCCGGGGCCGAGCAGGCGCTCGGCCCGGCGCTGGAGACACTGGAGTCGCTCGGCGCCGCCGGGGCGGCCGTCGAGGCCGGGACCGAACTCGCCCGGGTGCTGCTCGACCGAGGCGACCGGGGTGACCGGCTCCGGGCTGCCGAGCTGCTCGACCGGGTGGTGGCGGCGGCCCGGCGGATCGGCGACGGCCGGGCGCTGGCCGGGGCACTGGGCGTGCTGGCCTGTACGGCCGAGGACCCGGCGACCGCCGGGCAGGCGCTGCGGGAGGGCCTGCGACTCTACGGGACGGTCGGCGAGCGGACCGAACTGCCCGCCGCCCTGGAGGACTTCGCACTCCACCTGCTACGCGCCGCGCCCGTCCAGCAGCCGCGTGCCGCTGCCCTGCTGGCCGCCGCCGAGGCGCTGCGCGGCGAGCTGGGCACCGAGCCGGACGGGCGGCGCCGGGCCGCGCTCGCCGACGCGCTGGACGGTCTGCGCGACCGGCTGCGCCCGCACGGCTTCGCGGTCGCCTGGGCCGAGGGCCGACGGCTGTCACCGGCCGCGGCGGTCGCCGAGGCACTGGCGGCTCCGGACCTGTCCCGGCGCGCCGCCGCGCCCGGGCCTGCGGGCGGACAGTCGCTGACGGCACGCCAGTTGCAGGTCGCGATGCTGGTCGCGGAGGGGCTGACCAACCGTCAGATCGCGGCCCGGATGGCGCTCTCCGAGTGGACCGTGGTCAACCACGTCCGCCAGGTGATGCGTCGGCTCGGCTGCGCCTCCCGGGTCCAGGTCGCCTGGTCGATCGGCCGCTGGTCATGA